A window of the Nitrospirota bacterium genome harbors these coding sequences:
- a CDS encoding ubiquinol-cytochrome c reductase iron-sulfur subunit produces MDEVTRRSFFGKMIALIAGAIAACLSYPILGYTLLHAFKKEEEAWAEMGPLDRIPVNQPKEFQINRTLSSGWMKTNSVQTVWAFRKPEGPVVVYSPLCTHLGCGYHWDDQEKNFICPCHNSVYDMEGKVLSGPAPRPLDTLPTQIKDDRLFILYKEFKTGLSGKQEI; encoded by the coding sequence ATGGATGAGGTAACAAGAAGATCCTTTTTTGGAAAAATGATCGCGCTCATTGCGGGTGCGATCGCGGCCTGCTTGTCTTACCCGATTCTTGGCTATACCCTGCTTCACGCTTTCAAGAAAGAGGAAGAAGCCTGGGCAGAGATGGGACCCCTCGACCGTATCCCGGTCAATCAGCCAAAAGAATTTCAAATCAACCGAACCCTTTCATCGGGCTGGATGAAAACAAATTCCGTTCAAACCGTCTGGGCCTTTCGAAAGCCGGAAGGCCCGGTCGTCGTCTATTCGCCGCTCTGTACCCATCTCGGCTGCGGCTATCACTGGGACGATCAGGAAAAAAATTTCATATGTCCCTGCCATAACAGTGTTTATGATATGGAGGGTAAGGTCCTTTCGGGCCCTGCTCCAAGACCCCTGGATACCCTTCCCACTCAGATTAAAGACGACCGTCTCTTTATCCTTTATAAAGAATTCAAGACAGGACTATCCGGTAAACAGGAGATCTAA
- a CDS encoding HU family DNA-binding protein, translated as MSKPLTKSQILDQLAKKLEVTKKQANEMLVELTSLAYKEAKNAFTFPGLGKLVVVNRKARMGRNPQTGAAIKIPAKRVLKFRVAKACKDAVLGAKK; from the coding sequence ATGTCTAAACCGTTGACCAAATCACAAATTCTCGATCAACTTGCAAAAAAACTCGAGGTCACCAAAAAACAGGCAAATGAAATGCTTGTTGAATTAACGAGCCTCGCCTATAAAGAGGCCAAAAACGCTTTTACCTTTCCCGGTCTCGGTAAACTGGTCGTGGTCAACCGGAAAGCAAGAATGGGCCGTAACCCTCAAACCGGAGCCGCCATTAAGATCCCGGCAAAAAGAGTTTTGAAGTTTCGAGTCGCCAAGGCTTGCAAGGACGCCGTTCTGGGCGCGAAAAAATAG
- a CDS encoding SUMF1/EgtB/PvdO family nonheme iron enzyme gives MGNRSDEDLPGAKPLHTVCLGDYFIGESEVTQDLWVKTMGTDPFAFFRSPDRPVEEASWEDAQLFIRKLNTATKTHYRLPTEAEWEFAARDRGKNQRWSGTDDPKQAGQYAWFSDNAKSTTHPVKEKKPNELGLYDMSGNVWEWVEDRYDENYYTKSPKENPKGPLKGRYFVLRGGSYNSKIDSIRVDYRFKDSPDKRFNYFCGFRLALSPPEK, from the coding sequence ATGGGAAACCGGTCTGACGAGGACCTCCCCGGAGCAAAACCTCTCCACACAGTCTGTCTGGGGGATTATTTTATCGGAGAGTCGGAAGTGACGCAGGATCTTTGGGTCAAAACGATGGGAACCGATCCCTTCGCATTTTTCAGATCACCGGATCGCCCGGTGGAAGAGGCCAGCTGGGAGGACGCACAGTTGTTCATCCGAAAACTGAATACGGCCACAAAAACACATTATCGTCTCCCGACAGAAGCGGAATGGGAATTTGCGGCGAGAGACCGGGGCAAGAATCAGCGGTGGTCAGGAACAGACGATCCGAAGCAGGCGGGCCAATATGCCTGGTTTTCCGATAACGCCAAAAGCACGACTCATCCCGTCAAGGAAAAGAAGCCGAATGAATTGGGACTCTATGATATGAGCGGAAACGTTTGGGAATGGGTCGAGGACCGGTATGACGAAAATTACTACACCAAAAGCCCCAAGGAGAATCCCAAAGGACCACTAAAAGGAAGGTATTTCGTGCTTCGAGGAGGCTCCTATAACAGCAAAATCGATTCGATCCGCGTCGATTACCGGTTCAAGGATTCGCCGGACAAACGATTTAACTATTTTTGCGGTTTCAGGCTCGCACTCTCCCCTCCCGAAAAATAA
- a CDS encoding carboxypeptidase regulatory-like domain-containing protein: MFKLTGVICGTLLFMSAFLLPDNRFQAWAYEETLVKDAGTYSGKVTLSGVVPPPRRFHLITFPNMEFCGTISDGNGDRLLREFHVSDKGEFKNVVVLFVGVSKGKAFNYTPELKIENCLIDPFVAPVRNNHPIKIESKDPIVHDVQTYTLKDDYTFAMFNKPMLPNSTEIKEIRFRPNHYIFRVQCGVHSYMQNWGIAIGNPYFSVTGEEGSFSIGDIPPGEYDVIAWHPLMTPVVHRVKIAPGEEKRDLFVFSSKDVVVPYHDLQTGYRFDTALIPSKMPKPTILIQR; encoded by the coding sequence ATGTTTAAATTGACGGGTGTCATTTGCGGAACGCTCCTGTTTATGAGTGCATTTTTGTTACCCGATAATCGGTTTCAAGCGTGGGCTTATGAAGAGACCCTTGTGAAAGACGCGGGAACATACTCGGGAAAAGTCACCTTATCGGGTGTGGTGCCTCCTCCCCGGAGGTTTCATTTGATTACCTTTCCGAATATGGAATTTTGCGGCACCATTTCCGATGGAAATGGAGATCGTCTGTTGAGGGAATTTCATGTCTCTGACAAAGGAGAATTTAAAAATGTGGTCGTCTTGTTTGTCGGGGTTTCAAAAGGGAAGGCATTCAATTATACGCCGGAACTTAAAATCGAAAATTGTCTGATCGATCCCTTTGTCGCTCCGGTCAGGAACAATCATCCTATTAAGATCGAAAGCAAAGATCCGATTGTCCATGATGTACAGACCTACACCTTGAAAGACGATTACACCTTTGCCATGTTTAATAAACCGATGCTTCCGAATTCAACCGAAATCAAGGAGATCCGGTTTCGTCCCAATCACTATATTTTCCGGGTACAGTGCGGAGTCCATTCTTATATGCAGAACTGGGGCATCGCGATCGGAAATCCCTATTTTTCCGTGACGGGTGAAGAGGGAAGTTTTTCGATTGGAGATATTCCGCCGGGGGAATATGATGTAATTGCCTGGCATCCATTAATGACCCCTGTGGTACACCGGGTTAAAATAGCGCCGGGTGAAGAGAAGAGAGACCTCTTTGTTTTTAGTTCGAAAGATGTCGTCGTCCCTTATCACGATCTTCAAACCGGCTATCGTTTTGATACAGCGCTGATTCCTTCAAAAATGCCGAAACCGACAATTTTGATTCAGCGGTGA
- a CDS encoding tetratricopeptide repeat protein codes for MIIIFLRNIVCTLMILNAVSFEVLALDQDEAEKHFSTGMDFNKQRRFPEAMKELTRAVELNLESNKFHQALFLTYTQNREGLKAIRLYQELVAKNPKSPALHYWLGRLYMEGSKLADSAAEFKMASQLSPKDEHPLISLGHATYRLGRDSEALAAYQAANKLTPHLAVIHTGLGNVYYNRKEYRPARREYEEALRLDPSFEEARYNLSLIYEKQGEIELAIKEWKYLLDADPNESKIRAKLAMVYFERGQYRDAVREYALLSQINQRSSDVYFMLGKSEVLLAGESQDPQERDELKESAISAFQHVLDFDSDHLEAKKYLDRLLKLKPAVKKKKESAATN; via the coding sequence TTGATCATCATTTTTTTGAGAAATATTGTCTGTACGCTGATGATTCTTAATGCGGTTTCTTTTGAAGTCCTGGCGTTAGACCAGGATGAGGCCGAAAAGCATTTCAGCACGGGGATGGATTTCAACAAACAACGGCGCTTTCCAGAAGCGATGAAAGAGTTAACGCGGGCTGTAGAACTGAACCTGGAGTCCAATAAATTCCATCAGGCGCTGTTTTTGACTTACACCCAGAACCGTGAAGGTTTAAAAGCGATCAGATTATACCAGGAACTCGTGGCAAAGAATCCTAAGAGCCCAGCACTCCATTACTGGCTGGGGAGGCTCTATATGGAGGGGAGTAAACTGGCCGATTCGGCAGCCGAATTCAAAATGGCTTCTCAACTCTCTCCAAAAGATGAACATCCGCTCATCTCCCTGGGGCACGCAACTTATCGCCTTGGAAGAGACAGTGAGGCGCTTGCGGCGTATCAGGCGGCGAATAAATTAACCCCTCATCTTGCGGTGATTCACACCGGGCTGGGAAATGTCTACTACAATCGGAAGGAGTATCGTCCCGCGAGAAGAGAGTATGAGGAGGCGCTTCGGCTGGATCCCTCATTTGAAGAGGCGAGATACAATCTAAGCCTGATCTACGAGAAGCAAGGGGAGATCGAATTGGCCATCAAAGAATGGAAATATCTGCTGGATGCGGATCCGAATGAATCGAAAATTCGCGCAAAACTGGCGATGGTCTATTTTGAGCGGGGCCAGTACCGGGATGCGGTAAGAGAGTACGCTCTTTTATCGCAGATTAATCAACGCTCTTCCGACGTCTATTTTATGCTGGGTAAATCCGAAGTTCTCCTTGCGGGCGAAAGCCAGGACCCTCAAGAACGGGATGAACTCAAAGAGTCTGCCATATCGGCGTTTCAGCATGTGTTGGATTTTGATTCTGACCATCTTGAGGCCAAAAAATATCTTGATCGATTGTTGAAGCTGAAACCTGCTGTGAAGAAGAAGAAAGAGTCTGCGGCCACAAACTGA
- a CDS encoding carboxypeptidase regulatory-like domain-containing protein, whose translation MKVFMYGLAGILLWMAWLAPDAVKGSEYRDIPVVLGGNLTGKVTLKGPVPDSRAFPLILYPFGNFCKKISDGKGNVVVNEFIVGPEKGLQDTVIAIQDVKAGKPFQKINAEFMAVDCMFHPANVPDNEQYEITNGKLSHVHPAVDVIRNNQTISVVNKDPIIHNGQVFQSERGDIVLNFPIPISDKANGGIIHLEPGKRIAQMICGMHEFMQTWGYLVDNPYYDRTKKSGLFRIDQIPAGRYKVTAWHPHFKQVEKEITIASNETVTLDFEFDSSDIRHSNYEIQEKFRIGPEAHHHENLRDCSPPYCSGPESGK comes from the coding sequence ATGAAAGTATTCATGTATGGTCTGGCCGGAATATTGTTATGGATGGCCTGGCTTGCTCCAGATGCAGTCAAGGGTTCAGAGTACCGGGACATTCCTGTCGTCCTGGGAGGTAATCTAACAGGCAAAGTCACTCTCAAGGGTCCGGTTCCGGATTCCAGGGCCTTTCCACTGATTCTCTATCCATTTGGAAACTTTTGCAAAAAGATTTCCGATGGGAAGGGGAATGTTGTGGTCAACGAATTCATCGTCGGTCCTGAAAAGGGACTGCAGGACACGGTGATTGCAATTCAGGATGTGAAGGCCGGTAAACCCTTTCAGAAAATCAATGCCGAATTTATGGCGGTCGACTGCATGTTTCACCCGGCCAACGTCCCGGACAATGAGCAGTATGAAATTACGAATGGAAAATTGAGTCATGTTCATCCGGCCGTCGATGTCATCCGAAACAACCAGACAATCTCCGTCGTGAACAAGGACCCGATCATTCATAATGGACAAGTATTTCAAAGTGAACGAGGGGATATCGTCCTGAATTTTCCTATTCCGATTTCAGACAAGGCAAACGGGGGCATTATTCATCTGGAACCCGGCAAGCGAATTGCCCAGATGATCTGCGGGATGCATGAATTTATGCAGACCTGGGGCTATCTGGTCGACAATCCTTACTATGATCGAACCAAGAAAAGCGGCCTCTTTCGTATTGACCAGATTCCTGCGGGAAGATATAAAGTTACGGCCTGGCATCCTCATTTTAAACAGGTGGAAAAAGAAATTACGATCGCATCCAATGAAACCGTCACGCTTGATTTTGAATTTGATTCGTCTGATATCCGGCATTCCAATTACGAAATACAGGAAAAATTCCGGATTGGCCCGGAAGCGCATCACCATGAAAATCTCAGGGACTGTTCCCCCCCGTATTGCTCGGGACCGGAGAGCGGAAAATAG